A stretch of DNA from Takifugu flavidus isolate HTHZ2018 chromosome 13, ASM371156v2, whole genome shotgun sequence:
AGAAATTCACAGCCCGAGAAACTGGCTGTATTCTGGAGGCGTTTAACCTGTGAAAACTGGTTATTGGGCTGAAAGCCTTCGTATCCTGTTCCCGGCGTGAAAAAATAGGGGTGAAAGGAATCGTATTCACAAGGACAAATGGGGCCGTGCACTTGAATAAACAGGCCCCTCTGAATTCTTCACCTACATTTGGAAGCAGCAGATGTGAAAGCCATCCAGAGATGCCGATTTGCCAGGATGGATGTCATTAGGCTGCTTCTTCTAGCTAAAAGATGCAGCTGCAtcctgacacacacctgccatCTAACGCAAGAGCCCAAAGTAAATAGAtaccagaaacaaacaaaaaaatgaaactggGAATTGGCTTCACCCTAAAATAAATATGTCCGTACATATTACATCCATGTTTAAGTTTCTGAAAATCTGGATCCAGAAGACAACCTAAAGAGCATCGGCTGGTTCTTTTCTTAGCCGGGTCACACGTCACATTTCAGctaaaactgcattttattAACAAACATTCAAAGTTGCGCAGGTGAAAAATTCAGCTTCAGCCTTCAGCTTTCTTGACAGATGAGGTGAATGAATCGTGAGTGTGATGGGACGTGGTGCTGATGGGACATTAAGGCCTTTTTTCAGACATTTATCTGCCGCTCCTGGTTCAGCTAGACGGAGCTCTGCGTCCTAATGAAAGCCGTCCTCTCGCTGCGGGCGTCCATTTCCTCGCTGTCTGATTCAGACTGGTAAGCGGCCACGTCCTCGTTCCCCCACACAGTGGGGATCCCTTTGTAAGAAATCCGCGCCTTCCTCTCCTGTCCTTGGCCAAAGCCGAAGTCCACCCTTGTCCCCGAATGCACAAAAGGCAGTCTGGTCCTTCGGCTAAAAGAGGCGTCCCCGGAGCgcatctgcagcaggaggaaaactCCAATAAAGGCAGCCAGGATGAAGGCACAGCTGAGCACAGCTACAATAGTGGGAAGCTGACTGGGAGGAACTTCGATGAACCCTGGAGGCTCTATGCTACTTCCCCTATTGTCAACAGCCGCTGGCGTCCACCCCTCCGGCTGGGTCGCGtccccctgctgccccctggagAGCGGGGACTTGCGCTGGACCTGGTTCTGGTGCAGACAGGAGGTGAGGACCAGGTGACTGTGAGGAGGGCAGGACAGGCAGTCTGTCGGCCCGGTGTTGGagcaggtgaggcaggcagGGTTGCAGGGGAGGCAGGCTTGGACGGAGGACAGGTCCACCCAGTTCTCCAGGGAGAGGTTGAGGAGCTGCAGCCCTGAGGTGAAGCCCGGTGGACACAGTTTCACGCAGCcctgcaggaagagggagaagccAGGGCTGCACTCTGAACAAAAGAAAGTCACAGCAGTCACACTCGGAGGCTGAACCCATCAAGGATTCGGTATTTTTACATGAAACACATAATGATCAACTATAACAAGCAATCTTCTGTCTCAAAATAAAGTTGCTGCCTTCCTAGAAAGATCAAAACGAAATGGCTAAGAAGCAAAATGACAGAAGCCTAGAAGGACGGAAGCTTCCAgccttcttccagcctcctcctcctcctcctcagcagttGTCAACATAGCACCTTTTGCTCTCcttccctgctgctcctccatacGTTCTACCACGATTTAAACTATTGCCACATACGGCAATCTGCATATTGTGAGAGCAAACAGATGCCCGAGAAGATTGTAAAACAGGCAATCCGAACTGGCAACATTTGCTTTTCGCAACTTGGTTGTGACGGTCTGACGGAACGCCTGTTTAGTAACAACGACCGTGAGCCAGCAGTTACACAAACGAGCCCGTTCGTCTGAAGCGGCTCCGCTTCCACGTCTCACCGATGCAGATCTGCTGAGCATCGAAGGTCTTGCAGCTGTTGTTGGACGGCCGAGGGAAGTCGAACGACGAGGGGTTGGCGGCGCTCGGCCCGGTGCCCATCAGGACGAGGGTGAACTGACTCAGCACACCTGagacggatggagggacagagagaggtgGGAGAAAATCTACACTAGATAAATGAGGCGCGGGACATGATGACGATGTGGAGGTGGAAGAAAAAAGCAGCGCCGGAGGATAATCAGCAGACGGTTTTATTCTGCACCTCATTTCCCTGAAAACtgccaggagagctggaggacctAATGCGTTAACCCTTCCAGACGCTACCACGCGTCCCTCTAATTCCCTTATAGATGCCATTAAAAGAATCTGCCAATTTTAAAGATGAGTGGTTTcaaatctgctttatttctcAGGGCCGCTCCCGACATGTGACatcaaaaaggaggaaaaacttTGAGTTAGAAGAAGCCCAGTTAATGACGCCACCAGTGTGTTTGATATCATGTGTCTGGACTGGACAATTAATGCAGAGGGACTGAGTTACCATAGTCACGGTCGCTAACTGCCGTGTTCTCTATTTCCAGGGTCCACTCGCCCTGAGGCTCCTCATCCCATGAGTGCGTGGTCATAAAAGTCCAGTTGTTGAATCCCTCTGAGGAGAAGTCATTGggcctgaaagaaaaacatcaagtGCTGCTTTGGTTTACATCATTTCTTCTGGGGCTGCATACAAAGGTAGAACCAAGCTCCATAAActagcgcacacacacacacacacaccacacacacacacacacgcagtgtGTCAGCAGAGGGGACGCGCAGACAAACAGACTTTTATTGTGCTGTTTACTATGTACCTGGGGAACAGCAGGGTGGAGCGTGTGCCCAGTGGGCTGATGAGATGAATGGCCAATTTCCCTCTCTGGCTGTGGGACAGACTGAGGCGAACCTGAACGTGTTCCAGACAGCTGACGAACTCTGGTCGTCCCCAGCAGGCGTCCACGCTCTTGCTGAACACCAGCTTGTTGCCTACGTCTCTGCAGGTTTGACAAGTGGAGGGGATGCGGGTTAATGGTGTGTGGCCGCAGAATGGCCTCGCGCAATGGCGGCGCCTCAGCTCCGAATAGAGTCCCGCTGACATCTATCAGACTGAGCAGTAAAAGTGCCTGAAAATTCACTAACCGTGGTTCTGTTAGCATGGGATGAACACACTGATGCTGTGGCCCAACTGTGGCCCAGTTCTTTGCCAAAGTCACCATTGCTTTGGCGTCCAGGAGCCCGTAACCGTAGGAATGGCTCACTGCAGAGAAACGTGCAGGTAGTGGTATTACGCAACAGGCGACGGGAGAAGCATCGGATCACCCACATCAACAGTCTATTTTCAGCGAGGTCGGGATCAAGCCAGaaatgtgaccttttttttttttgtctgtgctcATTCCACCTCTGCTAAGACGATCACTATCTGGAGAACAGCAGCCAGAGACGATGTCCTGCACGTGGAACCAAACTCGAGCACAAAAGCAAACGTTCCTCCAAAAGCTGAAAAGGCAGCACGTCGACTGTagtgtgaaatgtaaatgtatatatttaaatgGCATAATAAGCCATAAACACAGCCTCCATCCCCGCTGTCAGGGTGCTAATGGCATGCTAATAAAttagaaatgcagcaaaaaaataaataaattacaaatAGCTCTATTGTGGTTTTCTGACGTGCaataaaaaaagatgtttaGAGAAAAGAATATATATCATTGTAACATGCGCGGCATGTAATGGCTTTAATGTAATGGCTTTTCTGCTGGAAAGGAACAGCTATCTTAGTTAGCTAGTGCGTGTCTGTCAGGGGATTCTGGCTTCCCTCCCAGTTTGgaggaagggaaagaaaagcCAAACACTCTGGAGTAAAATACCAACATTTCTTGATTGGTTGATATTATTACACACAGAAGTTGAGAGCAAGTCTCTAAGGATTTGGAACTGCACTGAGCAGAAGCCAAGATGTGCAATTCAGGGATGTATCAATGATTCATGTGCTTATAAAATGAGGAATTCTCAGAGTTAAATATGTCCTATTATGTATTCGAAATGGAAGCAATGCGATCCAGCCCGAGCCTGATGACAGCCCTTACCTCTGCGGCCCACGCCGTTGCTCTTCCAGTCTGTGGCGCTGAGGTGCCCTGGCTGTGAAGTTctcaccaccaggtgctgcATGTCCCTCCAGCTGAGGTTTACACTACACAAGAAGAAAAGTGGAGCAGAACACTGGCTGTCATATCACACCTTAAGGGATTATGAGGAGAATCAGTTCCTGCTCAAACTGTAAGGAGAGGAAACCTGGTGAATGGACAGATTAGGAGTCTGAACGCACGGTTGAATTGTGATGTCACTGCGCTGCAACCTCACAATGCTGAGTGTTATGTTATATAAGAGCTCAGGGGAGCCCGGGAGGATACATCAGTGGAGCAAAACAAAGGTACAAGCTCACATTAATAGTTTGACACCAGTAATAAAGCAACACTGAAATCCCATGTGCAGTGGGGTCACAATAACACAGTGCTTATAAAATGGCGGATGGCTGTCTGGCCTCTATAACGACAGTCTTTAATGAGGTCTGGGGACGGGGGATGGAGTGGAGGTCACCTTCAACACAGTCAGCTATAATctccatttatatatttattaagaGAGCATCTTTTGAAAGACTGCCCCCGAGGAAAGAAACACAACACTTGGTCGGTTAATTGGTTAGCGCCTGGTGACATGGGTGCAACAACATGGCTGACAGACAATGAACCACACAACTGCAGCGTGGCGTGTTGCCTCTTTGTGAGCGTGCGCATCAAACGTCCTCTCGTTTGTTATTAATAGACAGGAGAGCCCACTTACTCAGTGTCACCTCAGCTGAGCGTGGAGGTGAAAAATAATACAAACCCAGGACGCCAAAACGCTCTACCTATTAAATGACGGAATTTCAATGGAGCCGCGGTCTCATAAAAGAAGCTGCCATGTTATTACTGCCGCCTGTCAGGCTGCAGCAACGCTGGTTGGCTGTTGAAGGTGGAAGAGTCTCTGAAGGGTGTAGCTTGGCTGTCACTGCAGCTCTACTTACAATGCACTGGAGTAATAAAGCTGCGAGGATGTACGCCAGAGCTGAAAATTACTGCTGAGGTAAATTTCGCATTTGATTTGACTCAAGCGTAAATGGACTGGGATCGCGCTTGAGTGG
This window harbors:
- the furinb gene encoding furin (paired basic amino acid cleaving enzyme) b, whose protein sequence is MDARVALLHLWTVVVLLKATLKWADAAEIYANTWAVQIDGGPEEADRIAAEHGFINHGNVFGDYYHFRHNAVEKRAATSHKDVHTKLQEEPKVLWAEQQVVKKRKKRDVYEDPTDPDFPKQWYLSNPAHQDLNTKEAWAQGYTGKGVVITILDDGIEKDHPDLISNYDAEASYDVNDGDADPQPRYTQRNENRHGTRCAGEVAAAANNGVCGVGVAFNAKIGGVRMLDGEVTDIVEAHSLSLNPQHIHIYSASWGPEDDGKSLDGPAKLAKEAFLQGITKGRGGLGSIFVWASGNGGREQDNCNCDGYTNSIYTLSISSTTQSGSVPWYSEPCSSTLATTFSSGNPGEKQIVTTDLRQKCTDSHTGTSASAPLAAGIIALALEANVNLSWRDMQHLVVRTSQPGHLSATDWKSNGVGRRVSHSYGYGLLDAKAMVTLAKNWATVGPQHQCVHPMLTEPRDVGNKLVFSKSVDACWGRPEFVSCLEHVQVRLSLSHSQRGKLAIHLISPLGTRSTLLFPRPNDFSSEGFNNWTFMTTHSWDEEPQGEWTLEIENTAVSDRDYGVLSQFTLVLMGTGPSAANPSSFDFPRPSNNSCKTFDAQQICIECSPGFSLFLQGCVKLCPPGFTSGLQLLNLSLENWVDLSSVQACLPCNPACLTCSNTGPTDCLSCPPHSHLVLTSCLHQNQVQRKSPLSRGQQGDATQPEGWTPAAVDNRGSSIEPPGFIEVPPSQLPTIVAVLSCAFILAAFIGVFLLLQMRSGDASFSRRTRLPFVHSGTRVDFGFGQGQERKARISYKGIPTVWGNEDVAAYQSESDSEEMDARSERTAFIRTQSSV